Proteins co-encoded in one Fusarium fujikuroi IMI 58289 draft genome, chromosome FFUJ_chr06 genomic window:
- a CDS encoding related to bacterial leucyl aminopeptidase has translation MRYTVPLMAALAASATATAPIGAGKRAQKLYTLETAPGETVEVTEDEKFQMIDDHIHFFDITEWKDHSAAPSGARLASITSKFPEKLAHQTNVKNIVKKVNVKNIEKQLKKFSSFHNRYFNSAFGVEAAEWLHKEIQKAIKKSKHPYASVRLVQHQAWSQPSIIVSIPGQVRLKTVVTGSHLDSVISNDRGAGRAPGADDNGSASIMLLNLLSAFLEDPRIAKGDHLNTVEFHWYSAEETGLLGSQDIFNTYARLGIQVEAMLNQDMVGYKGRDGVERFGLITDNTSPTQNDFLKLLIEEYADIPYEESTCGYACSDHASANRNGFPSSFLFETPFGNHNPYIHTPNDTIAHIDFDHVIEHAKVTAGFVYELAHRNFTV, from the exons ATGCGTTACACAGTCCCTCTCATGGCGGCGCTGGCTGCCTCGGCTACAGCTACTGCACCAATTGGAGCCGGGAAGCGCGCGCAGAAGCTCTATACACTAGAGACTGCACCTGGTGAGACCGTCGAGGTtactgaggatgagaagtttCAGATGATTGAT GATCACATCCACTTCTTTGACATTACAGAGTGGAAGGACCACAGCGCCGCTCCCTCAGGTGCTCGTCTTGCTAGCATAACAAGCAAATTCCCCGAGAAGCTTGCTCACCAAACCAACGTCAAGAATATCGTCAAGAAAGTCAATGTCAAAAACAttgagaagcagctcaagaagttCTCCTCATTCCACAACCGCTACTTCAACTCTGCCTTTGgagttgaagctgctgagtGGCTACACAAAGAGATCCAGaaggctatcaagaagagcaagcatCCTTATGCCTCGGTCCGACTGGTCCAGCACCAGGCTTGGTCGCAGCCTTCGATCATTGTCTCGATTCCTGGACAGGTGCGTCTCAAGACTGTTGTCACGGGTTCTCATCTTGACTCGGTTATCTCTAATGATCGTGGAGCTGGTCGTGCTCCTGGCGCTGACGACAACGGCTCTGCATCCATCATGCTTCTGAACCTTCTCTCCGCCTTCCTGGAGGATCCCCGAATTGCCAAGGGCGATCATCTCAACACTGTTGAGTTCCACTGGTACTCAGCTGAAGAGACCGGACTCCTTGGTTCTCaggacatcttcaacacctaTGCTCGACTGGGTATCCAGGTCGAGGCAATGCTCAACCAGGATATGGTTGGCTACAAGGGCCGCGACGGAGTCGAGCGCTTCGGTCTCATCACCGACAACACTAGTCCTACACAAAATGACTTCCTGAAACTTCTCATTGAGGAATACGCAGACATTCCTTATGAGGAGTCTACTTGCGGTTATGCTTGCTCTGACCACGCCTCGGCTAACCGCAACGGCTTCCCCTCGTCATTCCTCTTTGAGACACCTTTCGGAAACCATAACCCTTACATCCACACTCCTAACGACACTATTGCGCATATTGATTTCGATCATGTCATTGAACATGCCAAGGTTACTGCTGGCTTTGTTTATGAGCTTGCCCACCGCAACTTCACTGTCTAA